One window of Paludibacter propionicigenes WB4 genomic DNA carries:
- a CDS encoding OmpA family protein encodes MNHKSRYSILMMTIILLLTWINTIFSQNTKPKTSRSKAIEMLQRADAQYNNSSYSVAAKDYEEYLIQDGSHPETVLSKLADCYYQMRANDNALRVYKLLFKNGKEGATELQKIRVGELYARHGMYQQAADWLKDVKGYSAKASVYNSAISLDSLKKDSLNWKIGFLNVNTPYRDYSPVLIDSVLFFTSNKPLSVKKQVSLWDNFCYTSLHKVELNKIKSEPIGAPIAGSFLAKKETKGVLSKSVAPQYEGADAKDMESELYFMTDRRYMWNESKDTLGSVVKGLEKIDFNVTGIALDNNSRVYFSANYSQNRKSINRVRLMEGMYASNRITNIRPLPFGDNKSYSVMLPTVNEDGSVLVFCSDMPKGKGKMDLYFSIRNAKTHKWSNPEAFSSNINTVGNEVFPTITSDGYLYFSSDARPGLGGLDIYRIPLEDAIKGSGEPEHLSYPINSSADDFGWTQDNAGKRGFFSSDRLDNDDNLYSFSYKDIYLQMSNIEGKVVDMYTHNPIEGATVFMLNDRTAKVIATQTDSKGMYHFVTSSVDKVILKAMKEGMTNDCIESGGIIPIQEMDVATRSVQDMMLEKQRTYTKPNDYTKKGVKSIDVTSGAMKDLISNKQELEVNDRWKLNNIHYNFNKWDIRPDATPTLDSLITLLKIYPIKIELGSYTDSRGTSQYNDTLSQKRAESVVAYLVKHGIDRNRLIAVGHGERNILNRCIDGVSCSENEHQVNRRTEVKVISNGNLLKLRNTEIDLNKFKKGEQINKSNFPVDFFYNFKRNTP; translated from the coding sequence ATGAATCATAAAAGTAGATATTCAATATTGATGATGACTATTATCCTGTTGCTGACATGGATAAATACGATTTTTAGCCAAAACACCAAACCTAAAACGAGTCGTTCAAAAGCAATAGAAATGTTGCAGCGTGCTGATGCTCAATATAACAATTCAAGCTATTCTGTTGCGGCTAAAGACTATGAAGAGTACTTAATTCAGGATGGGAGTCATCCGGAGACTGTACTTTCCAAGTTAGCTGATTGTTATTATCAAATGAGAGCCAATGACAACGCTTTGAGGGTTTATAAATTATTATTTAAGAATGGAAAGGAAGGGGCAACTGAGCTCCAAAAGATTCGGGTTGGAGAATTATATGCCCGGCATGGAATGTACCAACAGGCAGCAGATTGGCTGAAAGATGTGAAAGGTTACAGCGCAAAAGCTAGTGTGTACAACAGTGCCATAAGCCTTGATTCATTAAAAAAGGATTCGTTGAATTGGAAAATAGGATTTTTAAATGTTAACACTCCTTATCGCGATTATTCCCCTGTTTTGATAGACAGTGTATTGTTTTTTACCAGTAATAAGCCTTTGTCTGTAAAAAAGCAAGTCTCGCTTTGGGACAATTTTTGCTATACAAGTTTGCATAAAGTCGAATTGAATAAAATCAAATCAGAACCAATTGGTGCTCCCATTGCCGGCTCGTTTCTTGCGAAAAAGGAAACTAAAGGAGTTTTATCAAAATCTGTTGCCCCACAGTATGAAGGTGCTGATGCTAAGGACATGGAGTCCGAATTATATTTTATGACGGATCGGCGGTATATGTGGAACGAGAGCAAGGATACGTTGGGCTCTGTGGTGAAAGGATTAGAGAAAATTGATTTTAATGTAACCGGCATTGCTTTGGACAATAATTCACGGGTATATTTTTCTGCCAATTATTCGCAAAACAGGAAAAGTATAAATCGTGTTCGTTTAATGGAAGGGATGTATGCTTCAAATAGAATCACTAATATACGGCCTCTTCCATTCGGTGACAATAAATCATATTCAGTTATGTTACCAACTGTAAATGAGGACGGGAGTGTTCTTGTATTTTGTAGTGATATGCCGAAAGGAAAGGGTAAAATGGATTTGTATTTTTCTATCCGCAACGCCAAAACACATAAATGGAGTAATCCCGAAGCATTCAGTTCCAACATAAATACGGTGGGGAACGAAGTTTTTCCAACTATCACTTCCGATGGCTATTTATATTTTAGCAGTGATGCCAGACCAGGACTGGGAGGTTTGGATATTTACAGAATACCTCTTGAAGATGCTATTAAAGGCAGTGGGGAACCGGAACATTTAAGTTATCCGATAAACAGTTCGGCCGACGATTTTGGTTGGACGCAGGATAATGCAGGTAAAAGAGGTTTCTTCTCCTCTGATAGACTTGATAACGACGATAATTTATATAGTTTTAGCTATAAAGATATATACCTTCAGATGAGCAATATCGAAGGAAAAGTTGTTGATATGTATACTCACAATCCGATTGAAGGAGCAACAGTTTTTATGTTGAACGATAGAACAGCTAAGGTTATTGCTACTCAAACAGATAGTAAAGGTATGTATCATTTTGTAACCTCATCTGTAGATAAGGTAATATTGAAGGCGATGAAAGAAGGGATGACAAACGACTGTATTGAGTCAGGCGGAATAATACCGATTCAGGAAATGGATGTAGCAACAAGGTCTGTTCAGGATATGATGTTGGAGAAACAAAGAACTTATACTAAGCCAAACGATTATACTAAGAAGGGTGTTAAATCTATCGATGTGACTTCCGGAGCTATGAAAGATTTAATCTCAAATAAACAGGAGCTTGAGGTTAATGATAGATGGAAGCTTAACAATATACATTACAACTTTAATAAATGGGATATTCGACCGGATGCAACACCAACTTTAGACAGCTTAATCACACTACTCAAAATATATCCAATCAAAATTGAGTTGGGATCATACACAGATAGCCGCGGAACATCTCAATACAATGACACTCTGTCGCAAAAAAGAGCTGAGTCGGTGGTTGCATATCTCGTAAAACACGGTATTGATCGAAACAGACTAATAGCAGTTGGTCATGGTGAGCGTAATATACTGAATCGTTGTATCGATGGAGTTTCATGTAGTGAAAATGAACATCAGGTAAATAGACGCACGGAAGTAAAGGTAATAAGCAATGGAAATTTACTGAAACTTCGAAATACTGAAATTGACCTTAATAAATTCAAAAAAGGTGAGCAGATCAATAAGAGCAATTTTCCTGTAGACTTCTTTTATAACTTTAAAAGAAATACACCATAA
- a CDS encoding type IX secretion system membrane protein PorP/SprF yields the protein MNYIYISYFQDKLRLSKIIFILSSCLLFLGNSLQAQQEPMYSQYMFNMINLNPAYAGNFGGDNITLLYRMQWVGVDGAPKTGTLSWDRRSVDSNVGYGLQVYNDKLGIETTTGIQAFYSYRLKLAYSTLTFGLSGGALNYQAAYSKAVTSSPDDPLFAQDINIILPTVGFGMLLNADRMYLGFSIPALLKTKVDIDNTLHSTSANNHYFFTGGYIFDVSSEIKLKPSVLLKAVQGSAPAFDFNMNAWFQNSLGFGVSYRPGNAVVGLFEIQLSPTLRLGYAYDYTISSLKTYNVGGSHELMLRYEFNLPKYRPVLSPRYY from the coding sequence ATGAATTACATATATATATCTTACTTCCAGGATAAGTTAAGGCTATCGAAAATCATATTTATACTTAGTTCCTGTTTATTGTTTTTGGGCAATTCGCTCCAGGCTCAACAGGAACCCATGTATTCGCAATACATGTTCAATATGATAAACCTGAACCCGGCTTATGCAGGTAATTTTGGAGGTGATAACATAACACTTTTATACCGCATGCAGTGGGTTGGTGTTGACGGCGCACCAAAAACAGGGACTTTGTCCTGGGATAGGCGAAGTGTTGACAGCAATGTTGGCTATGGACTTCAGGTTTATAACGATAAATTAGGAATTGAAACAACTACCGGTATTCAGGCATTTTACTCCTATAGGCTTAAATTAGCATACTCAACTCTTACTTTTGGATTAAGTGGTGGGGCTTTAAACTATCAGGCAGCTTATTCAAAAGCAGTTACCTCAAGCCCAGATGATCCATTATTTGCTCAAGATATTAATATTATCTTACCTACCGTGGGGTTCGGAATGTTATTAAATGCAGACAGGATGTATTTAGGATTCTCCATTCCGGCTCTTTTAAAAACTAAAGTTGACATAGATAACACATTACATTCTACCTCTGCTAATAACCACTATTTCTTTACGGGAGGATATATTTTTGATGTCTCAAGTGAAATAAAGTTGAAACCATCGGTTCTGCTCAAAGCTGTTCAAGGATCGGCTCCGGCTTTCGATTTCAATATGAATGCTTGGTTTCAAAATAGTCTTGGATTTGGTGTCAGTTATCGACCGGGTAATGCTGTAGTGGGTTTATTTGAAATTCAATTATCGCCTACGCTCAGGCTCGGATATGCCTATGATTACACGATCTCAAGCCTCAAAACATATAATGTCGGAGGATCTCACGAGCTAATGCTAAGATATGAGTTTAATTTGCCGAAATATAGACCGGTTCTGTCTCCTAGATATTACTAA
- a CDS encoding type I phosphomannose isomerase catalytic subunit has translation MLYPLKFAPILKDKIWGGTKLKDLYGKPADTHKLGESWELSGYEGDESVVVNGLLAGNSLTELVEIYMGELVGDAIYDEYGLFFPLLFKLIDANENLSIQVHPGDEVAAERHNSFGKTEMWYVLNADEGGELIIGFSKNCSRDEYLDALEDDKIENLLQKIPVKKGDVFFIPAGLVHAIGKGVMVAEIQQSSDITYRIYDYKRKDDNGNERELHTEEALDVINFEATENPKIAYNAQLNEITPLVKCEYFTTNTLRFDAPVTRNYGTLDTFVTYMCVEGSFVIEYAGEKTVMGKGDTVLIPACINELGLMPDGEVTLLEIYIE, from the coding sequence ATGTTGTATCCATTAAAATTTGCTCCCATTTTAAAAGATAAAATCTGGGGTGGAACTAAACTAAAAGATTTATACGGTAAGCCGGCTGACACTCACAAGCTGGGCGAAAGCTGGGAGCTGTCAGGTTATGAAGGCGATGAATCTGTAGTGGTCAATGGGCTGCTAGCAGGTAACAGTCTCACCGAGTTGGTTGAGATTTACATGGGTGAATTGGTAGGTGATGCTATTTACGACGAATATGGTTTGTTTTTTCCCTTGCTTTTTAAGCTGATTGATGCAAATGAAAACCTGTCAATTCAGGTTCATCCAGGTGATGAAGTGGCAGCTGAACGCCATAATTCTTTCGGGAAAACCGAAATGTGGTATGTGTTGAATGCTGATGAAGGAGGAGAGCTGATTATCGGATTCAGCAAAAATTGTTCAAGAGATGAATATCTTGATGCGCTTGAAGATGATAAAATCGAAAATTTGTTGCAGAAAATTCCGGTAAAAAAGGGAGATGTTTTCTTCATTCCAGCAGGATTGGTCCATGCTATTGGAAAAGGAGTGATGGTGGCCGAAATTCAACAAAGCAGTGATATTACATACAGAATTTACGATTATAAACGAAAAGATGATAATGGCAATGAACGTGAGCTGCATACTGAGGAAGCGCTTGATGTGATAAACTTTGAAGCCACTGAAAACCCAAAGATTGCTTATAATGCTCAGTTAAATGAAATTACTCCGTTGGTGAAATGCGAATACTTTACTACCAATACATTGCGTTTTGATGCGCCTGTGACCCGAAACTACGGAACGCTGGATACTTTCGTAACGTATATGTGTGTCGAAGGTAGTTTTGTTATTGAATATGCCGGCGAAAAAACAGTGATGGGAAAAGGAGATACCGTGTTGATTCCCGCCTGTATAAACGAGCTTGGGTTGATGCCGGATGGTGAAGTGACTTTGCTGGAAATCTATATTGAGTAA
- a CDS encoding DUF5715 family protein — MLKRSRKRNQTLLTGIVLIICSGIISTIIYKHKSKNKYTPGVSTLCDHVKYANAPISPSNKLNDLNDIHLIHAQKNGLKRTFATNEEFLLKLDSLKNNLILFEVVETPYYQLKSLTHSQPYLIPEAIDMLNEIGYRFQQRLAEKKYNIYRFRITSLLRTEETQNKLSHRNTNATAHSAHLYGTTVDISYKNFYNTQKDTIESSYEAVQTLTKVLVEMRQECKFLAVRERKQSCFHLTVVVCKSIDNKN, encoded by the coding sequence ATGTTGAAAAGAAGCAGAAAAAGAAATCAAACATTATTAACAGGCATAGTTTTAATCATTTGTAGTGGAATAATATCAACAATAATATATAAGCACAAGTCTAAAAACAAATACACCCCGGGCGTTTCTACCCTTTGCGACCATGTAAAGTATGCAAATGCACCCATTTCTCCTAGCAACAAGCTAAACGATCTGAATGACATACACCTAATACATGCTCAAAAAAACGGCTTAAAAAGAACATTTGCCACAAACGAAGAATTCCTTTTAAAGCTGGACAGTTTAAAGAACAACCTTATTCTGTTTGAAGTAGTGGAAACTCCGTATTATCAACTCAAATCGCTGACTCATTCGCAACCATACCTCATTCCTGAAGCCATTGACATGCTAAATGAAATAGGATACAGATTTCAACAACGGCTGGCCGAGAAAAAATATAACATATATCGCTTTAGAATCACCTCGTTGCTTAGAACCGAAGAAACACAAAATAAGCTGAGCCACCGAAATACAAATGCAACTGCCCATTCGGCTCATTTATATGGAACTACAGTAGATATATCCTATAAGAACTTTTATAACACCCAAAAGGACACCATAGAAAGTAGCTATGAAGCTGTACAAACACTTACCAAAGTTCTGGTGGAAATGAGACAGGAATGCAAGTTCCTTGCGGTTCGTGAGCGCAAGCAATCATGCTTTCACCTCACCGTAGTAGTCTGCAAATCAATAGACAATAAGAATTAA
- the galE gene encoding UDP-glucose 4-epimerase GalE: protein MAKILVTGGTGYIGSHTVVELQKVGFEVVVVDNLSNSNIDVLNGIEKITGIRPAFENIDCADYVSMDRMFEKYKGIDAIIHFAASKAVGESVEKPLLYYRNNLVSLINLLQLMPIHKVKNIVFSSSCTVYGQPDVLPVTEDAPIKPALSPYGNTKQICEEIIHDTIHSNPCYQSIILRYFNPIGAHPSAEIGELPNGVPNNLLPFVTQTAIGLRKQLQVYGDDYNTPDGSCIRDYIHVVDLAKAHVIAVQRMLNNQTKHHVETFNLGTGRGLSVLEIIETFEKVNGVKIPYKLAPRREGDIEKVWADPSYANDELGWTANETVEETLRSAWVWEQNLAKRVKEE, encoded by the coding sequence ATGGCTAAAATTTTAGTGACAGGAGGAACCGGTTATATTGGTTCTCATACGGTAGTAGAATTACAGAAGGTTGGTTTTGAAGTGGTGGTTGTAGATAACCTGTCTAATTCAAACATCGATGTATTGAATGGTATTGAGAAAATAACAGGTATTCGTCCTGCATTTGAAAATATTGATTGTGCGGACTATGTAAGCATGGATCGCATGTTCGAAAAGTATAAAGGCATTGACGCAATCATTCACTTTGCTGCGAGTAAAGCAGTGGGCGAATCGGTAGAGAAACCTCTTCTTTATTACCGCAATAACTTGGTTTCGTTGATAAATTTATTACAGTTGATGCCAATCCACAAGGTTAAGAACATTGTTTTTTCTTCTTCCTGTACTGTATATGGTCAGCCTGATGTGTTACCGGTGACAGAAGATGCGCCTATTAAACCTGCTTTATCTCCTTACGGTAATACCAAGCAGATTTGCGAAGAGATTATACACGATACAATTCATTCTAACCCTTGTTATCAGAGCATTATACTCCGTTATTTCAATCCGATAGGAGCACATCCATCAGCAGAGATTGGTGAGCTGCCGAACGGTGTGCCGAATAATCTATTACCATTTGTTACACAAACCGCTATCGGACTACGTAAGCAACTTCAGGTGTATGGTGATGATTATAATACCCCTGACGGATCGTGTATTCGTGATTATATTCATGTGGTAGATTTGGCAAAAGCTCATGTTATTGCAGTTCAGCGAATGTTGAATAACCAAACAAAACACCATGTTGAGACGTTTAATTTAGGAACGGGTCGGGGACTGTCGGTATTGGAAATAATTGAAACATTCGAAAAAGTGAATGGAGTAAAGATTCCATACAAACTAGCGCCTCGTCGTGAAGGAGATATAGAAAAAGTGTGGGCCGATCCAAGTTATGCTAATGATGAGTTGGGATGGACTGCCAATGAAACAGTAGAAGAAACGCTTCGAAGTGCGTGGGTTTGGGAACAAAATCTGGCAAAGCGAGTGAAAGAAGAATAA
- a CDS encoding nucleotidyltransferase family protein codes for MKPTLFVLAAGMGSRYGGLKQLDGLGPNGETIMDYSIYDAIKAGFGKIVFVIRGSFEKDFRAVVIDKFKDLIETDVVFQEIDKVPEGCTYIPEREKPWGTNHAVLMGKDAIHEPFAVINADDFYGQESFAILADFLRSVEGKKNEYCMIGYRVGNTLSESGAVSRGVCVVDENQLLKNVVERTHIEEKSGTINYVDENGKEVAIVATTPVSMNMWGFTPDYFDYSLEYFKEFLATEGQKLKSEFYIPLAVNNLIVEGKVTCKVLDTPSKWFGVTYAEDRPQVVIKINELIRNGVYPKKLF; via the coding sequence ATGAAACCAACGTTATTTGTACTGGCAGCAGGTATGGGAAGTCGCTATGGAGGTCTGAAACAATTAGATGGACTTGGCCCTAATGGTGAAACTATCATGGATTATTCGATTTACGATGCAATCAAAGCCGGATTCGGAAAGATTGTATTTGTTATCCGTGGAAGTTTTGAAAAAGACTTTAGAGCTGTTGTTATTGACAAATTCAAAGATTTAATTGAAACAGATGTTGTATTTCAGGAGATTGATAAAGTTCCTGAAGGTTGTACTTATATTCCGGAAAGAGAAAAGCCATGGGGCACAAACCATGCTGTGTTGATGGGAAAAGATGCAATTCATGAGCCATTTGCAGTGATAAATGCCGACGATTTTTATGGTCAGGAGTCTTTTGCTATCTTGGCAGATTTTCTGCGAAGTGTAGAAGGAAAGAAAAATGAATACTGCATGATAGGCTATCGTGTAGGAAATACTTTGTCGGAAAGTGGAGCTGTGAGCCGTGGAGTTTGCGTTGTAGATGAAAACCAACTTCTGAAAAACGTAGTAGAGCGCACTCACATTGAAGAGAAAAGCGGCACGATAAATTATGTGGATGAGAATGGAAAAGAAGTCGCAATTGTTGCTACTACACCTGTATCAATGAATATGTGGGGCTTTACACCTGATTATTTCGATTATTCGTTGGAATACTTTAAAGAGTTTTTAGCTACCGAAGGTCAGAAACTAAAATCTGAGTTTTATATTCCTCTGGCCGTAAACAATTTGATAGTGGAAGGTAAAGTTACTTGTAAAGTGCTTGATACTCCGTCAAAATGGTTTGGTGTAACGTATGCTGAAGATCGCCCGCAAGTAGTTATTAAGATTAACGAATTGATCAGGAACGGTGTGTATCCGAAAAAATTGTTTTAA